The DNA segment TCATGTTCTGGATGAGGGAAAACAACCATCAGAAAGAACTTGCCGGACGCGCTAAAAAAGTGGAAGTGAACATTGCGCCTCTGGACAGTATTAAGGCCGCGGCTCCTGTTGTTGCAGCAGCACCGGTGGTAGCATCTGCTGATAAAATTAAAGAAAAAGAGCTGGATAAGGCGATAAAAGCAGCTAAAACGAACAGCTATGCCGTAAGGGCAAAAGCCGAAAAAACAATAGCGCCGGAAGTAGCCCCGGCTGCTGCCCCCCCTCAGTTAAATGATGTGGTTATCGTTGGCTATAACACGCAGAAAAAAAGCGATTTGGTTGGTGCAATTTCCAGGGTTTCCCCAGCCCCTGCCAATGTATGGCGTGGAAAGGTAGTTGCTCAGGACGATGGTAAACCACTGCCTGGTGTTTCTGTAAAGCTGGAAGGGACAAACCTTGCTGCAGTAACAGATGTAAACGGAGAATTTAAGATCAGTGCAGATACCTCGGTAAAAGCAGGCATGATCCGTGCAGATTATATAGGTTTTAAGCGGACAGAAGCCCTGGCCACATTGAATCAGCCGCTCAATCTGGCCCTGGTACCGGACAATTCTACGCTGAATGAAACGGTAGTTGTAGGCTATGGCACCAGGAAGAAAAAAGAAGGCATCACCGATACTGCCAACATCAGCAAAGCTCTTGCCGGCCGGGTTGCAGGTGTCAATGCCCCTAAGGAAATCCGGATCAGAGGGATGAACAGCCTGCCCAAAACAGTGACTATGGTTTCCAGCCCTGTTGATGGCTGGGATAAGCTTTTTGCCTATATTAAAGCAAACAACAGTTTTGCCCATGCAGAAAAGACCGGACAGCGTGTTGAACTGAGTTTCAGGATTGCTAAAGACGGGAGCCCTACGGACGTGAAGATCGTTAAAGGGGCAGATTCAAAATATGAAGAAGAAGCCATCCGGCTGATCATCAATGGCCCTAAATGGGAAAGGCCAAAGAAATCGGGAAGCAGGATGACTTTCCAGATAGATTTCTAAAAGAAGAGGTGGATGATGCTGAAAACGATAGCCGCCAATGTAGCAGATACAGGGATAGTCAAGACCCATGCCCATAATAAACTTACGGTTACGCCCCATCTTACTGCAGATACCCTTTTTAACAGGCCAACACCTACAATAGAGCCGGTAATGGTATGTGTGGTAGAAACCGGGATACCAAAATGTTCGGTAATCCCTAAGGTTACCGCACCTGCAGATTCAGCAGCCACACCTTCAAAAGCATTTACTTTGGTAATTTTTGAACCCATGGTTTTCACAATTTTCCAGCCGCCGCTCATGGTACCCAGCGCAATTGCTGCGTAACAGGAAATCGGGATCCATTCTGGCATAGGGTCGCCTGTATTCAATACATTAGAGGCAACCATAGATACGTAAATGATCCCCATTACTTTCTGGGCATCATTACCACCATGGGTAAAGCTCAGTGCTGCCGAAGAGATCAGCTGTAAACGTTTAAACCATTTCTCGGCTACAGAAGGCCGGGCATTTTTTGAAATGTGTAAAATAATGATCGAAATGATCACCGAGATGACCATACCGATAACCGGTGCCAGTACAATAAAGGCGACTACCTTTAAGATTGGTGCAAGGTTAATGGCCGACATGATGCCTGCGCCCATTGAGGCCGCCTTAGCCATACCTGCTCCTGCAAAACCGCCGATAAGTGTATGTGAAGAACTGGAAGGGATACCAAACCACCAGGTAAAAAGGTTCCAGGTAATGGCCGCCAGAAGTCCGGCCAGGATAACCTCCAGGGTAATAAAGTTCTCTACAACAGTTTTGGCAATGGTATTGGCAACTTTATGGTCGGTAAAATAAAAATATGCAGCAAAGTTGAATACTGCCGCCCATAGTACGGCCTGAAAAGGCGACAATACTTTTGTAGATACAATGGTTGCAATAGAGTTTGCCGCGTCGTGAAAGCCGTTTATATAATCGAAGGCGATGGCCAGAACGATTACAACAACCAATAAGGTAGTTACCATTTTTTTGTATGTTTAAGCGTTCTTTACCAAAATAGATTCCAGCACATTTGCTGCATCTTCACATTTATCTGTAGCCAGTTCTAAAGTCTGCAGTACCTCTTTCTGTTTGATCAGCTCAATGGCATTGGTCTCAAACTCAAACAATCGGGCAATGGCAAGGTTACATACATAATCAGCCTGGTTTTCTCCGCTGTTGATGCGTACGCAGGCATCAGCAATTACACGGATGTTTTTAAAGCTCCTTAGTTCTTTAATGGCTTTTTCAAGGTCAGTGCACATTTCTACCAGCAATTCTGCCAGTTTGATCATGGCATCACCAATGTTGGTTACATTGTACAATTCTATATTGCTGGCCGATGCGTGGATATAATCTGCAATATCATCTACTGCGCTGGCCAGGGCATGGATATCCTCCCTGTCAAAAGGTGTAATGAAATTTTTACTCAATTCAAGGAAAATGGAGTGGGTAATGTCGTCGCCAACATGCTCCAAACGTTCCACTTCTTTAATGTGTTCTTTCCTTTTCTCCATATCAGTTGCACTAAGCGCAAGCAATAATGCCTGGGAAATCTTTAATACATTGCTTCCTGCCTGTTCAAATAAAGGCTGAAATTTCTTGTCTTTCGGGGTAAAGAACTTAAAAATGCTATTCATATTAATATTAAAATATGATGCAAAAGTATAAGAGTAATGTTAAGTTAGTGTTAAGTGTTAAGTTTATTTTAATTTAGCGCCTTGTTGTTAACCAATCTTTTCCAGGGTAAAGGCAAAGGTAGTCCCTATCTGCAGGGTACTCCGTACAGATATAATTTGCTCATGGGCCTCAAGAATATGTTTTACAATGGCCAGGCCCAGTCCGGTACCACCTTCCTCCCTTGATCTGTGCGAATCGATCCTGTAAAAACGCTCAAAAAGTCGCGACAGGTGTTTTTCATCTATACCGATACCATCATCAGTTACTTCTATCAGGTACTGATCGTGCAGTTCAAAGATCTTAATGGCAGTTGAGCCATATTCCTTTCCGTATTTTAATGAATTGTGGATCAGGTTGATCAGTACCTGTCTGATTTTTTCACGGTCTGCCCTTACAAAGGCAGGGTGGGTATATTTGTCTTTAAAAGAAAGGGTAATGTTCCTTTTACGGGCTGTATCTTCCAGACCGTCCATTACTTCCCGGGCAAGTGGCACGAAGTCGAACTTCTCATAATTGATGGGAATTTCCCCTGTTTCCAGCTTGGAAATAGAATCCAGGTCGGTAATCAGGTAGCTCAGCCGCTCTACATTCTTTTCTGCCTTATCCAAAAATTTAGCAGCCATCTCGGGGTCTTCCGTCAGGCAGTCCTGCAAAGTTTCGATATAACCCTGTATGGCAAACAGTGGGGTCTTAAATTCATGCGATACATTGGATAAAAACTCACGTCTGAACTGTTCCTGTTTTTTCAGCACTTCAATCTCACGTTTTTTAGCACCCGCCCATTCTTTTACTTCCTGTTCCACATCATTGATGGGGTCAGAACTTACATACTCGCCCAATGCATCTTTAAGGTCCTTACCCAGTTTCAGGTTATGGATCATCTTATAGATGAGCACTATTTTTGAATAGATATATTTCTCCAGCAGATAATAAAAAACAATAAAACTGGTGATAAAAGTTACCACAAAGGAAACCAGCATAAAATACCAGCTTTGCTGGAAATAGAAATTAACCAATCCGATAGACAGGCCCACTGCAAAGGCAGCAATTAACACCAAAACACTTAACTTCATCCTATTAATTTTATGGTAAGACAGCTGTCTATGCCAGGACCAATTTACAAGATAAATTCTATATG comes from the Pedobacter heparinus DSM 2366 genome and includes:
- a CDS encoding energy transducer TonB — translated: MNKDWLDIGILEDYLDGKLDAKTMNRVEREALDDPFVAEALAGLSESPRRSLQSISLLQKQLHERIAQQQTVKKTSVVTWQRLSIAAAAAVMFIAVSIMFWMRENNHQKELAGRAKKVEVNIAPLDSIKAAAPVVAAAPVVASADKIKEKELDKAIKAAKTNSYAVRAKAEKTIAPEVAPAAAPPQLNDVVIVGYNTQKKSDLVGAISRVSPAPANVWRGKVVAQDDGKPLPGVSVKLEGTNLAAVTDVNGEFKISADTSVKAGMIRADYIGFKRTEALATLNQPLNLALVPDNSTLNETVVVGYGTRKKKEGITDTANISKALAGRVAGVNAPKEIRIRGMNSLPKTVTMVSSPVDGWDKLFAYIKANNSFAHAEKTGQRVELSFRIAKDGSPTDVKIVKGADSKYEEEAIRLIINGPKWERPKKSGSRMTFQIDF
- a CDS encoding inorganic phosphate transporter — encoded protein: MVTTLLVVVIVLAIAFDYINGFHDAANSIATIVSTKVLSPFQAVLWAAVFNFAAYFYFTDHKVANTIAKTVVENFITLEVILAGLLAAITWNLFTWWFGIPSSSSHTLIGGFAGAGMAKAASMGAGIMSAINLAPILKVVAFIVLAPVIGMVISVIISIIILHISKNARPSVAEKWFKRLQLISSAALSFTHGGNDAQKVMGIIYVSMVASNVLNTGDPMPEWIPISCYAAIALGTMSGGWKIVKTMGSKITKVNAFEGVAAESAGAVTLGITEHFGIPVSTTHTITGSIVGVGLLKRVSAVRWGVTVSLLWAWVLTIPVSATLAAIVFSIIHLFF
- a CDS encoding DUF47 domain-containing protein — encoded protein: MNSIFKFFTPKDKKFQPLFEQAGSNVLKISQALLLALSATDMEKRKEHIKEVERLEHVGDDITHSIFLELSKNFITPFDREDIHALASAVDDIADYIHASASNIELYNVTNIGDAMIKLAELLVEMCTDLEKAIKELRSFKNIRVIADACVRINSGENQADYVCNLAIARLFEFETNAIELIKQKEVLQTLELATDKCEDAANVLESILVKNA
- a CDS encoding sensor histidine kinase — protein: MKLSVLVLIAAFAVGLSIGLVNFYFQQSWYFMLVSFVVTFITSFIVFYYLLEKYIYSKIVLIYKMIHNLKLGKDLKDALGEYVSSDPINDVEQEVKEWAGAKKREIEVLKKQEQFRREFLSNVSHEFKTPLFAIQGYIETLQDCLTEDPEMAAKFLDKAEKNVERLSYLITDLDSISKLETGEIPINYEKFDFVPLAREVMDGLEDTARKRNITLSFKDKYTHPAFVRADREKIRQVLINLIHNSLKYGKEYGSTAIKIFELHDQYLIEVTDDGIGIDEKHLSRLFERFYRIDSHRSREEGGTGLGLAIVKHILEAHEQIISVRSTLQIGTTFAFTLEKIG